Within Brachyhypopomus gauderio isolate BG-103 chromosome 4, BGAUD_0.2, whole genome shotgun sequence, the genomic segment TAGCATTTTTAAAGTTGTGAACATCAAATAGTATACAGTATTCAGAAATAATTCAGAAATGTAACATTTGTTTCAACAAAAACAtctttggaatatttaacacacCTTTACTCAAAATGTTTACTTAAATCACAAAAGATTGTCTCAGTGAAAGCCAAAGTAAGTAATAACAGAAGAAATGCTTACAAGTTCACTCCAAATTGCGCAAAACCAGTGTTGTAGTTATATCATACATTACGATTCCTGAAACTAACAGTGAAGCAAAAAAATATTAACAGGTACTTTAACAAATCCTATTTTGTAAAACTTCAAACTTTCCACTGACATTCAGAAATGTAACAATTGTTTCAACAAAAACAtctttggaatatttaacacacCTTTACTGTATTGTCCAAAGGAGTAGGACTAGATCCACTCATGGTCAGCAATGTCTGAGATGAGAGTGAGGACTCTGGGATTGACTGAGAACACCTTTTTCTTCTTGGATTCAACCTTGGTGCCTTTCTCAGGATTTATGGAAAAGAAACACCtttatgaagaaaaaaaaggagtgagacacagagaaatAACTATGTGAGTTGGAATATCAAACTGATGAATACAAAAAAAGAATGCATAAAAACAGAAATTTTACCGTTGGAGGAACTCTAGTGTTGATCGTAGTTCCACGGGGTAATGTATGTTAAAGCAGTAGTAACTGCCAAACATCAGGCAGATGGCGGAGGTGAAGGTTGTGATGTGGTCGTTGACTATCTTCTTGTCTATGCTCAACATGAATCTCTCAGCAGCGAAGCAAGAGGAACCtgagaataataaaaacaataattcaAAAGTTTAATAACAAGGGCTTCAGTGTCAATATAGAGATACTTGAAACAAACTGGACAATGGATCCTGCCAATATTTAtagtaaatacagaaattaaaaaaatggCTTGATAAAGTAATGTGCAAAGTAAGAAAAATATGACATAAAAAGTAATTAACGTAATTAATAAACAGTAAGATTGGAAATAAAATTGAAAATGATACATATTCATTTATTTCAATATATAATTAAATAAGTTGGTAAAGTTTCTTTTTTGGATGCTATATTAGGTAAATAATTTATCAAGCCATTTACttatttctatttttattaCCAATTTAGGCAGGATCTGTCTTCAGTAGTTACATAGATCACAGTATGAACTACCTTACTGGCTGAGCTTGTGAATGtagtgtaaagcactttggagATCTCTATACTAGATAAAATGCTATACAAATGCAGACCATTACTAGTGTGGGCAACAATATAACATATAAATAAACAAGCCAAGAGTACAAGAACATTATACCAGATTATACCCAAAAAAAGCAGTTGAATTTTGCTTCATTTACTTACCACAAACAATAATGAAGGGTGTTAATGGCATGTTCTCCATCTGAACATCCTCTGCCAGGCTTGTCATCTCAACACAGTGGAACAGAAGCTCTTCCTTCTCATCAAAATGAGCCAGTAAAAGAAGCAGCATCTCAATGACTTCTTGTGAGCAACCAGTGGACTGACCTCTTTCAGTCTGAAGTTTGAGAAGAGCATTCAGGACTTGTTTGCGTTTTTGCGCATCAACATATCTCAGGAACTTCAACAGACGCGCCCCCTTTTTGTCTACATTGGCGAGGAAGGTCTCCATTAGATTCATACCAGTCAGCTCTTGGAAATGTGCTGGCATACCAACTTCATTGAAGAGAAAGGGCCATTCCTGACATAGTTTCTGGATGCTTGCCCCTTTGTTGATGTCTTTACGCTGGGTGTAATAGGTGGACTTGACTAGTTTTTTCACAACATCTGTACTGTAGTTGTTTTTAAACAACATcttcatttcttcttttttttcaagCTGACTCTCCACAGTTTCAGAGAGTGGCAAATGCTTTGGCTCCCAGCTAATACAGCCATAGGTGTCTTGAACACGTGCTTTTTGTTCTGCAGGTATTTCGTCTGTGTCGTCATCATTTGATGCTGCTTTGCGCTTTATAACCTTTGGTGTGTCAGGTCGCTTGACATTTTCCACTCTTGCCTGAAGTTGCTTCACCAGAGAATGATATCCTGGCCCAATAACATCACCATCAATAACATCTTGCAGAGACTTTGGATACCTGGCCACCATCATTTTTGCTATCTCTGTAGTGTTGTGTTTGGTTGGATTCTGACAAATCTTCATCATTTCAGACACCACGATCCTTACCATTTCTCGTCTTTGTCTTGCACTTGGTCTTTTCTGTCTTTCCAAATTCTGTACCAACTCCTCAGGGAACCTCTGCCATGGTATTTCAAATCTCTCTATCCAGTTTGGTAGTAATGGTGTACTGATTCCTGAAGGTGATGAAGAAGTGGTGGATGATGCTGGTGAAGAAGAAATTgagagtggagagggagagacacccATTGGAGAGGAATGCATAGATTTTGGCATTGAAGTCGCAGAGActgtaaaaatacaaaaaaagaaGATATAAGAGCATTAAAGATTGAGTAATGCTATTCTGTTTCACTATAATCAACACTGTATGGATGCATTTGGAGACATTAAGGTTGAATTAAATGGTCAAAACGTAATACAATGTGTCTAACAGATTGCATTTTAAAAATAGATTTTGAAACAGCCCCCTATTGCATCATGATTATTTACACAGGAAATAATGATGGTCACACCATCATTACACTCAGAAAAACTCATATCAACCTCAACAACCATGTTAATACAGTGTACCATTGGATGGTGTGGTGACATTGTTTTACACTCAC encodes:
- the LOC143511681 gene encoding uncharacterized protein LOC143511681 encodes the protein MAESQVLVNIGDAIAGVLPDLPDQLVKSVEETLKTLGAATTDDLKYITENDLLPVLKPIQARRLVAAWTENISATSMPKSMHSSPMGVSPSPLSISSSPASSTTSSSPSGISTPLLPNWIERFEIPWQRFPEELVQNLERQKRPSARQRREMVRIVVSEMMKICQNPTKHNTTEIAKMMVARYPKSLQDVIDGDVIGPGYHSLVKQLQARVENVKRPDTPKVIKRKAASNDDDTDEIPAEQKARVQDTYGCISWEPKHLPLSETVESQLEKKEEMKMLFKNNYSTDVVKKLVKSTYYTQRKDINKGASIQKLCQEWPFLFNEVGMPAHFQELTGMNLMETFLANVDKKGARLLKFLRYVDAQKRKQVLNALLKLQTERGQSTGCSQEVIEMLLLLLAHFDEKEELLFHCVEMTSLAEDVQMENMPLTPFIIVCGSSCFAAERFMLSIDKKIVNDHITTFTSAICLMFGSYYCFNIHYPVELRSTLEFLQRCFFSINPEKGTKVESKKKKVFSVNPRVLTLISDIADHEWI